In Woeseia oceani, one DNA window encodes the following:
- a CDS encoding DUF3014 domain-containing protein, with the protein MQPQRDTPWTLILIAAAVVAVLAGWYFWQPAPQPAAEVPVSTAVPGLDDAPAGPQHPLPEPGDDSDIERELVPLPALSDSDQYFKLELSTLFGPALADALISSALIERLVATIDSLTRAQLAERIRPMSALPGQLEVAGQDGSGDYLLLSDNYARYDALVEQVTTANLDEVMDLYRRYYPLFQKAYVGLGYPNGYFNDRLVEVIDHLLATPEVSDPIVLVRPHVLYEFADEELESLSSGQKMLIRIGPQHRAAIKETLIRFRTLVTSRTESL; encoded by the coding sequence ATGCAGCCTCAACGCGATACACCCTGGACGCTGATCCTGATCGCCGCAGCGGTAGTGGCTGTATTGGCCGGTTGGTATTTTTGGCAGCCAGCACCGCAGCCAGCCGCCGAAGTACCGGTCAGTACCGCGGTTCCCGGGTTGGACGACGCTCCTGCCGGACCGCAGCACCCGCTCCCGGAACCGGGCGACGATTCTGATATTGAGCGTGAACTGGTGCCATTGCCGGCGCTGAGTGACAGTGATCAGTACTTCAAACTTGAATTGTCGACGCTGTTCGGGCCGGCACTGGCCGATGCTTTGATCAGTTCGGCGCTCATCGAACGGCTGGTGGCCACGATCGACAGTTTGACGCGGGCGCAACTGGCGGAGCGCATCAGGCCGATGTCCGCATTGCCTGGCCAGTTGGAGGTTGCCGGACAGGATGGTTCCGGTGATTACCTGCTGTTGAGCGACAACTATGCTCGTTATGACGCATTGGTAGAACAGGTTACGACAGCCAACCTGGACGAGGTGATGGACCTGTATCGGCGTTATTACCCGCTGTTTCAGAAAGCGTACGTCGGGCTCGGGTATCCCAACGGGTATTTCAACGATCGACTGGTTGAGGTTATTGATCACCTGCTGGCGACGCCGGAGGTCAGTGACCCGATTGTGCTGGTACGGCCGCACGTTCTGTACGAGTTTGCCGATGAAGAGCTTGAATCGTTGTCCAGCGGTCAGAAAATGCTGATACGCATTGGTCCGCAACACCGGGCGGCGATTAAAGAAACCTTGATACGCTTTCGTACTCTGGTGACTAGCCGCACTGAATCGCTCTGA